One Echinicola strongylocentroti DNA window includes the following coding sequences:
- a CDS encoding RagB/SusD family nutrient uptake outer membrane protein, giving the protein MKLNWIYKMTMMLGLFSAASCTDLDLAPYNEVTSIQVYEDFDNYKAVLAKLYAGLAVSGQQGPSGKPDISGLDEGASTYIRAYWKLQELPTDEAIIAWNDQGLPQLNTSEWTSENNFIAAMYYRIFYQISLANEFIRETSDEKMASRGISEADQETGRIYRAEAKFLRALSYFHALDMYGNVPFVTESDAVGAFFPEQTNRGDLFAYIESELMEILPTLVDARQNEYARADKAAAWMLLSKLYLNAEVYIGEGHFDEALTYLNEIIDSGYSLEQDYNQLFLADNHLCRDELIFSVAFDGVNTTTFGGTTFLVNAAVGGTMDREEFGIPGGWQGLRTRPEIVALYPVTDGSTDARASFHTDEQSLDIEDVAIFQNGYAVKKYKNVTRDGQRGSSPGTDIVDTDFPMFRLGDVYLMYAEAVLRGGSGGSQAQALAYINMLRERAYGDASGNITAGDLTLDFILDERARELKWEAHRRTDLIRYDRFTGDDYTWQWKGGVFEGSSVESFRKLYPLPVADLTANPQLKQNDGY; this is encoded by the coding sequence ATGAAATTAAATTGGATATATAAAATGACCATGATGCTGGGACTCTTCAGTGCGGCATCATGTACAGACCTGGATTTAGCACCTTATAATGAGGTGACCTCCATCCAAGTGTACGAGGATTTTGATAACTACAAGGCGGTCTTGGCAAAGCTATATGCAGGGCTGGCCGTCAGTGGACAGCAGGGGCCGTCCGGTAAACCTGATATCAGCGGGCTGGACGAAGGTGCGTCGACGTACATTAGGGCGTATTGGAAGCTTCAGGAATTGCCGACAGATGAGGCAATCATCGCTTGGAATGACCAAGGATTGCCCCAGCTGAATACCAGTGAGTGGACTTCGGAAAATAACTTTATTGCGGCCATGTACTATCGGATTTTCTACCAGATATCCTTGGCGAATGAGTTTATAAGAGAGACAAGTGATGAGAAAATGGCTTCTAGGGGGATCTCCGAAGCAGATCAGGAAACAGGTAGGATTTACCGTGCAGAGGCCAAGTTTTTACGTGCGCTGAGTTATTTCCATGCATTGGATATGTATGGCAATGTGCCTTTTGTGACAGAGTCAGATGCAGTAGGGGCCTTTTTTCCTGAGCAAACCAACAGGGGAGATTTGTTCGCATATATCGAAAGTGAACTGATGGAGATTTTACCAACTTTGGTAGATGCCAGGCAGAATGAATATGCCCGCGCAGACAAAGCTGCCGCCTGGATGTTGCTTTCCAAATTGTACCTGAATGCGGAAGTGTATATTGGTGAAGGCCATTTTGATGAAGCCTTGACCTATTTGAATGAAATCATCGATAGTGGTTATTCCCTTGAACAGGATTATAATCAGTTGTTTTTGGCAGATAATCACTTGTGCCGGGATGAGTTGATCTTTTCGGTAGCATTTGATGGCGTGAATACCACCACATTTGGCGGAACTACCTTCTTGGTGAATGCTGCTGTAGGGGGAACGATGGATAGAGAGGAGTTTGGTATCCCTGGTGGATGGCAAGGGCTGAGAACCCGCCCTGAGATCGTAGCACTCTACCCAGTTACAGACGGGTCTACTGATGCAAGAGCCTCGTTCCATACGGATGAGCAAAGTCTGGATATAGAGGATGTTGCCATTTTCCAGAATGGCTATGCGGTGAAGAAGTATAAAAATGTCACCAGAGACGGACAGCGAGGCTCCAGCCCAGGTACCGATATCGTGGATACTGATTTTCCAATGTTCCGTCTGGGGGATGTTTACCTGATGTATGCCGAGGCGGTACTACGGGGAGGTAGTGGAGGCAGTCAGGCACAAGCCTTGGCCTATATCAATATGCTTAGAGAAAGGGCCTATGGGGATGCTTCTGGAAATATCACAGCAGGTGATCTGACCTTGGATTTTATTTTGGACGAACGTGCAAGGGAACTGAAGTGGGAAGCACACCGCAGAACCGACCTGATCAGGTATGACAGGTTTACTGGCGATGATTATACGTGGCAGTGGAAAGGTGGGGTTTTTGAAGGGTCGTCAGTGGAGAGCTTCAGGAAGCTTTATCCTTTGCCAGTGGCCGACCTGACAGCCAATCCCCAACTCAAGCAAAATGATGGTTATTAA
- a CDS encoding SusE domain-containing protein yields MKRLTKYILGALPLILAASCSEDLDPVINSDPTAPVLMSPASGSSLVLMAEEAEKELVVVYEKADYGFSAAATYTAQLDLQGNEFAAPLEVATSTSSEMLVTYAAFNQKLLAKGLVPGEESAIVLRIKSTINSAVADEFSEVIDMLVTPYEVALEYPRLYLPGGYQGWDPANENTVIYSVESDNVYEGFIHVLGDSGEFKVNEGPNWDVNYGDDGGDGTLEENGENIIADGVGTFKLTVDLTAKTYTLGEPLYWGIIGDATPSGWDASTPMAFDADENLLTVTADLGTGVMKFRANDAWDHNYGDDDLDGVLEPGGADIPVEEAGNYTITLDFKVPGEVSYTLVKN; encoded by the coding sequence ATGAAGAGATTAACGAAATATATATTGGGCGCATTGCCGCTGATTTTGGCAGCGTCTTGTTCGGAAGATTTGGACCCAGTGATCAATAGTGACCCTACCGCGCCAGTTTTAATGAGTCCTGCATCCGGTTCTTCGCTTGTGCTAATGGCCGAAGAAGCGGAAAAGGAGCTGGTTGTTGTTTATGAAAAGGCGGATTATGGCTTCTCAGCAGCAGCCACTTATACTGCGCAATTGGATTTGCAGGGCAATGAATTTGCAGCACCATTGGAGGTGGCCACATCCACATCGTCTGAGATGCTGGTGACCTATGCGGCGTTTAATCAGAAACTATTGGCCAAAGGACTCGTGCCAGGTGAAGAATCTGCCATAGTGCTTCGAATAAAATCAACCATTAACAGTGCGGTAGCAGACGAGTTTTCGGAGGTGATCGATATGCTCGTGACACCTTATGAGGTGGCTTTGGAGTACCCTAGGCTTTACCTTCCGGGGGGATACCAAGGCTGGGATCCCGCTAACGAAAATACGGTCATTTATTCTGTGGAATCCGATAATGTGTATGAAGGCTTTATCCATGTATTGGGAGATTCTGGAGAATTCAAAGTCAATGAAGGCCCCAATTGGGATGTGAACTATGGCGATGATGGTGGCGATGGTACGTTGGAGGAAAATGGTGAAAATATCATTGCCGATGGGGTGGGCACATTTAAGCTGACCGTGGATCTGACTGCCAAAACCTATACACTCGGGGAGCCCTTGTATTGGGGGATTATTGGTGATGCTACCCCTAGTGGCTGGGATGCGTCCACACCAATGGCGTTTGATGCCGACGAAAACCTGCTTACCGTTACGGCCGACTTGGGCACTGGAGTGATGAAGTTTCGCGCAAATGATGCTTGGGATCATAATTACGGCGATGATGACCTGGACGGCGTTTTGGAGCCTGGTGGTGCTGATATCCCTGTCGAGGAAGCGGGAAATTATACCATAACCCTTGATTTTAAGGTTCCCGGTGAAGTGTCCTATACGCTTGTGAAGAATTAA
- the fbaA gene encoding class II fructose-bisphosphate aldolase — protein sequence MKFKPGIKFGEELKDLLEYAKESEFALPAVNVINTSTANAVLETAKKVNSPVIVQFSNGGAQFYAGKGLANDKQQASIAGAVSGAMHVHKMAEAYGVPVILHTDHAAKKLIPWVDGMLEAGKEHYAAFKKPLFSSHMLDLSEESIEENIETSVKYLAEFKKLEMALEIELGVTGGEEDGVDNTDIDSSKLYTQPEEVAYAYEKLKEQSELFTIAAAFGNVHGVYKPGNVSLQPKILKNSQDYICEKFGLSGKPVSFVFHGGSGSSVEEIREATGYGSIKMNIDTDMQWAFWEGVLKYYKEKEGYLQTQLGNPEGADKPNKKNYDPRVWLRKGEENFVKRLEVAFDMLNAVNRN from the coding sequence ATGAAATTCAAACCAGGAATAAAGTTCGGTGAAGAATTGAAAGACCTATTGGAGTATGCCAAGGAGAGTGAATTTGCTTTACCGGCTGTCAATGTGATCAACACCAGTACTGCCAATGCAGTGTTGGAGACAGCCAAGAAAGTAAATTCTCCTGTAATCGTGCAGTTTTCCAATGGTGGCGCTCAGTTCTACGCTGGAAAAGGGCTGGCGAATGATAAACAACAAGCTTCTATTGCTGGAGCGGTGTCTGGTGCTATGCACGTACATAAAATGGCTGAAGCTTATGGTGTGCCTGTGATCCTTCATACGGACCACGCTGCCAAAAAGCTGATCCCATGGGTGGACGGTATGCTGGAAGCTGGTAAGGAGCATTATGCTGCCTTCAAGAAGCCACTTTTCAGTTCTCATATGTTGGATCTTTCTGAAGAGTCTATCGAAGAGAACATCGAAACATCGGTGAAATACCTTGCTGAATTCAAGAAGCTGGAAATGGCCCTTGAAATCGAACTAGGAGTGACTGGTGGTGAAGAAGACGGTGTGGACAATACCGACATCGATAGCTCCAAGCTGTATACGCAGCCAGAAGAAGTGGCTTATGCTTATGAGAAACTGAAAGAGCAGAGTGAGCTGTTTACCATTGCAGCGGCATTTGGTAACGTGCACGGTGTGTACAAGCCAGGAAATGTAAGCTTGCAGCCAAAAATCTTGAAAAACTCCCAAGATTATATCTGTGAGAAATTCGGGCTATCCGGTAAGCCAGTAAGCTTTGTTTTCCATGGCGGTTCTGGATCTTCTGTGGAAGAGATCAGAGAGGCTACTGGATATGGCTCTATCAAAATGAACATCGATACCGATATGCAATGGGCATTCTGGGAAGGTGTTTTGAAATACTACAAGGAGAAAGAAGGTTACCTTCAAACTCAGCTTGGAAACCCTGAGGGCGCTGATAAGCCTAATAAGAAAAACTACGACCCAAGAGTATGGCTAAGAAAAGGCGAAGAAAACTTCGTAAAACGTCTTGAAGTAGCTTTTGACATGCTCAATGCGGTGAACAGAAACTAA
- a CDS encoding alpha-amylase family glycosyl hydrolase translates to MQNLLKLFTYCGLIGMAFGCNQVTDEEMEVKNYWPEAGVTYEIFIQSFYDTDGDGIGDLNGVTTKLDYVHELGANAIWFMPLMPSPSYHKYDVTDYKGIHPDYGTMEDFKKMLGEAHKRDIKVVIDMIINHTSDEHPWFIEAKKGRDNPYRDYYVWAKYDTIQDYLDKKVVTLDSDNIRQWHDPGQGEDYYYGFFTGDMPDLNFDNPKVREEIYEIGRYWLEEVGVDGFRLDAAKHIYPDDRAADNHAFWEEFRAEMEKIKPDVYLVGEVYDMKEVVAPYLTGLRALFNFDFHYTLLEAYKKQDGMLLAKKQHDILTFYNGITDDFIDATISSNHDQPRLLNELGKSKAKLKQAIAILMTMPGAPYIYYGEEIGMLGKKPDPNIREPFLWDVANKDAGRATWITPKFSTDSTVTPLAVQRKDADSYFNHYKEVIQLRSSYPALAIGSLELPKATYPKAVMAYRRKAEGQELFVFHNLGSKQVEVSMPEGFGQKVYALKGVKIKGTKIALPAYSSIVLGK, encoded by the coding sequence ATGCAAAACCTATTGAAATTGTTTACCTATTGTGGGCTAATTGGAATGGCCTTTGGCTGTAACCAAGTCACCGACGAAGAAATGGAAGTAAAAAACTATTGGCCAGAAGCTGGCGTGACGTACGAGATTTTTATCCAGTCGTTTTATGATACCGATGGAGATGGGATTGGTGATCTCAATGGCGTCACCACGAAGCTGGATTATGTCCATGAACTTGGTGCCAATGCCATTTGGTTTATGCCGCTGATGCCATCCCCTTCCTATCATAAATATGATGTGACCGATTATAAAGGAATCCATCCTGACTATGGTACCATGGAGGATTTCAAGAAGATGCTCGGTGAGGCGCATAAGCGGGATATCAAAGTGGTGATCGATATGATCATTAACCACACCAGTGACGAACATCCCTGGTTTATAGAAGCGAAGAAGGGCAGGGATAATCCATACAGGGACTACTATGTCTGGGCAAAATACGACACCATCCAAGATTATCTGGACAAAAAAGTGGTGACGCTGGACAGCGATAATATCCGCCAGTGGCATGATCCGGGGCAGGGAGAAGATTATTATTATGGTTTTTTTACCGGAGATATGCCCGATCTCAATTTCGATAATCCCAAGGTGAGGGAAGAGATTTATGAGATTGGCCGTTATTGGCTGGAAGAAGTAGGAGTAGATGGGTTCCGCTTAGATGCAGCCAAGCATATTTATCCTGATGACAGGGCAGCTGACAATCATGCTTTTTGGGAGGAATTCAGGGCTGAAATGGAGAAAATCAAACCTGACGTGTACTTGGTAGGAGAGGTTTACGACATGAAGGAGGTCGTCGCACCTTACCTCACGGGATTGAGGGCCTTGTTCAATTTTGATTTTCACTATACCCTTTTGGAGGCTTATAAGAAACAGGATGGGATGCTCTTGGCCAAAAAGCAACATGATATCCTGACATTCTATAATGGAATTACCGATGATTTTATCGACGCCACAATCTCTTCCAATCACGACCAGCCCCGCCTGCTCAATGAATTGGGCAAGAGTAAGGCTAAACTCAAGCAGGCAATAGCGATACTGATGACCATGCCTGGAGCACCATATATATATTATGGTGAAGAAATCGGCATGTTGGGCAAAAAACCAGATCCGAATATCCGTGAACCATTCCTGTGGGATGTGGCCAATAAAGATGCTGGGCGAGCAACATGGATAACGCCTAAATTTTCGACTGATAGTACGGTGACCCCTCTGGCTGTCCAGCGAAAAGATGCTGATAGTTATTTTAACCATTATAAAGAGGTGATCCAGTTGAGAAGTTCATATCCGGCATTGGCGATAGGAAGTCTGGAACTGCCAAAGGCAACCTATCCGAAGGCAGTAATGGCTTATCGTAGAAAAGCGGAGGGGCAGGAATTGTTCGTTTTCCATAACCTGGGTAGTAAACAGGTGGAAGTTTCGATGCCAGAGGGTTTTGGTCAGAAAGTGTATGCGTTGAAAGGTGTGAAGATAAAAGGAACGAAAATAGCGCTCCCTGCATACTCAAGTATTGTGTTGGGAAAATGA
- a CDS encoding helix-turn-helix domain-containing protein, whose amino-acid sequence MLDILITSKTRVKLLIKFFAHEANKGYLRGLAEEFNESTNSVRVELNRLSEAGILVSEHEGNTKSYSANKKHPLFQEMKNLVAKYLGLDRLVEVVIDKLGNVEKAIVVGDYAKGIDSGVIELVLVGREINKEYLAFLIEKAEAKISRKVKVVIYENEPEGINGMLLLEL is encoded by the coding sequence ATGCTAGATATATTGATTACATCCAAGACCAGGGTAAAACTGCTGATCAAATTTTTTGCCCACGAAGCCAATAAAGGGTATTTGCGTGGATTGGCGGAGGAGTTTAACGAATCTACCAATTCCGTAAGGGTAGAGTTGAACAGATTATCCGAGGCAGGGATTTTGGTTTCTGAGCATGAGGGGAACACCAAGTCGTATTCTGCCAATAAAAAGCACCCGCTATTTCAAGAAATGAAAAATCTCGTGGCCAAATACCTTGGGCTGGACCGGCTGGTAGAAGTGGTGATAGATAAGCTGGGAAATGTAGAGAAAGCGATCGTTGTGGGCGATTACGCTAAGGGCATTGACAGTGGGGTAATCGAACTGGTATTGGTGGGAAGGGAGATCAATAAGGAATATCTCGCGTTTCTCATCGAAAAGGCGGAGGCGAAAATTAGCAGAAAAGTAAAGGTGGTGATTTATGAAAACGAGCCGGAAGGAATAAATGGGATGCTACTGCTGGAGCTATAG
- a CDS encoding RNA polymerase sigma factor — MKEIETRLLEQIRKGNEMAFVEVYDKYWKQLFNSGYKRLQKKEIVEGLVQEVFVEMWQKREVLMVHTSLGAYLFTALKYKVINQMKSQMVKEKYVAFVTSRKSNFGSEVEEKIFYKELDDAYKQEISNLPTQAKRVYELKNSDGMSYVEISQEMGISVSTVEKHMIKALKILRENLRGFSLR, encoded by the coding sequence ATGAAAGAAATCGAAACGAGATTACTGGAACAGATCAGAAAAGGGAATGAAATGGCCTTTGTGGAGGTTTATGACAAATATTGGAAGCAGTTGTTCAATAGTGGTTATAAACGGCTCCAGAAGAAAGAAATTGTGGAGGGACTGGTGCAAGAGGTGTTTGTGGAGATGTGGCAAAAACGCGAGGTGCTGATGGTTCACACTTCCCTAGGTGCATATCTGTTCACAGCCCTCAAGTATAAAGTCATCAACCAAATGAAGTCCCAAATGGTCAAGGAGAAGTATGTGGCCTTTGTGACGTCAAGAAAATCCAATTTTGGAAGTGAAGTTGAAGAGAAGATTTTTTATAAAGAACTGGATGACGCTTATAAGCAGGAGATCTCCAATTTGCCGACTCAGGCAAAGCGGGTGTACGAACTTAAAAATTCAGATGGAATGAGCTATGTAGAAATATCCCAGGAAATGGGTATTTCTGTAAGTACTGTAGAAAAACACATGATCAAGGCGCTTAAAATTTTAAGGGAAAACCTGAGGGGGTTCAGTCTCAGGTAG
- a CDS encoding FecR family protein: MNREEINKLLDKFLSGEISPEEQEDLDRWFEDFDDQEGATDGMRKEEEWELKSRMLGKIKEETFGRRSVKEEKARGGLSKVLVMAATLVLILVVGFVFYRQHAKPVIYRTDLGEVLILKLPDSTEVTLNGNSQLSYEKGWFGGFGRKVNLKGEAFFDVVHTIDDRRFTINEGLGMGIEVFGTAFNYSVREGVNAVALQSGSVKVTLPKEVEEKRNYHFLKPGELAVYDHRNKEVEINTPTNLESYYAWKEGKLILDYSTLPEIIQKIKGTYGLRVSMDTASWRAHKVSGTLPLTRDPAILIKNLEQLFDVEIAITTKE, from the coding sequence ATGAACCGAGAGGAGATCAATAAACTACTGGATAAGTTTTTGTCGGGAGAAATTAGCCCTGAAGAGCAAGAGGACTTGGACCGATGGTTTGAGGACTTTGATGATCAGGAGGGTGCTACCGATGGGATGAGGAAAGAAGAGGAGTGGGAATTGAAGAGTAGGATGTTGGGAAAGATCAAAGAGGAGACTTTCGGAAGAAGGTCAGTAAAAGAAGAAAAAGCGAGAGGAGGCTTGTCCAAAGTGCTGGTGATGGCAGCTACTCTTGTACTGATCTTAGTAGTGGGTTTTGTGTTCTACCGACAGCATGCCAAGCCGGTGATTTATCGAACAGACCTTGGAGAGGTGTTGATCCTTAAGTTGCCAGACAGCACGGAGGTCACCTTAAACGGCAACTCCCAACTGAGCTATGAAAAGGGATGGTTTGGTGGATTTGGTAGGAAAGTGAACTTGAAAGGAGAGGCTTTTTTTGATGTAGTCCATACGATTGATGATCGTCGGTTTACGATCAATGAAGGTCTAGGGATGGGGATAGAGGTGTTTGGTACAGCCTTTAACTATAGTGTAAGGGAAGGAGTCAATGCCGTTGCCCTACAGTCGGGGAGTGTGAAGGTCACCTTGCCAAAAGAAGTAGAAGAAAAGCGGAATTATCACTTCCTAAAGCCTGGAGAGTTGGCCGTATATGATCACCGAAACAAGGAGGTGGAGATCAATACGCCTACAAATCTGGAAAGTTATTACGCATGGAAAGAAGGTAAGTTGATATTGGATTACTCAACATTGCCCGAAATCATCCAAAAGATAAAAGGTACCTATGGCTTAAGGGTCTCAATGGATACCGCTAGCTGGAGAGCGCATAAAGTGTCCGGAACTTTACCGCTTACCAGGGATCCGGCTATCCTCATCAAAAACCTGGAGCAGCTATTTGATGTGGAGATAGCCATAACAACTAAAGAGTAA